From Peptoanaerobacter stomatis, one genomic window encodes:
- a CDS encoding biotin--[acetyl-CoA-carboxylase] ligase: MENSDVLKILYENKGEFVSGEEMANRFNISRAALSKRIAKLKDKGIEIEAVTNKGYKLKFLSNNICEENASLGILENQVIGNTIFALEEVDSTNEYAKKIAKNNKTGTVVTSNLQTRGKGRRGRDFASEYGGLYFSIILKPNVSIDKIPFLTQLSACSVYKAMEELKIGTKIKWPNDIILNDKKLCGILCEMSCEMDYVSYVVAGIGINIANVEFDEDLQKIATTLEKEGHYINKLDLFWRILRHFDYFYQKFEKNDYNEMIDILRKNSSILGKKISVISLDETRNATALDIDEKGFLKVQYENGEIEYLNYGEISIRNV; encoded by the coding sequence ATGGAAAATTCAGATGTATTAAAGATTTTATATGAAAATAAAGGAGAATTTGTATCTGGAGAAGAGATGGCAAACAGGTTTAATATATCAAGAGCTGCTTTATCAAAAAGGATAGCTAAGCTGAAAGACAAAGGAATAGAAATAGAGGCTGTCACTAACAAAGGATATAAACTCAAATTTTTATCAAACAATATATGCGAAGAGAATGCAAGTTTAGGTATTTTAGAAAATCAAGTTATAGGTAATACAATATTTGCTTTAGAAGAAGTAGATTCCACAAATGAATATGCAAAAAAAATAGCGAAAAACAATAAAACAGGTACAGTTGTTACTTCAAATTTGCAAACAAGAGGTAAGGGAAGGAGAGGCAGAGATTTTGCTTCTGAATACGGAGGATTGTATTTCAGCATAATATTAAAACCGAATGTAAGTATAGACAAAATACCGTTTTTGACACAGTTATCAGCTTGCAGCGTGTATAAAGCTATGGAAGAATTAAAAATAGGCACAAAAATAAAATGGCCGAACGATATAATACTAAACGATAAAAAGTTATGCGGTATATTGTGCGAAATGAGCTGTGAAATGGATTATGTAAGTTATGTTGTAGCGGGTATAGGAATAAATATTGCAAATGTTGAATTTGATGAAGATTTACAAAAAATAGCCACTACACTTGAAAAAGAAGGGCATTATATAAATAAATTAGACTTGTTTTGGAGAATTTTAAGACATTTTGATTATTTTTATCAAAAATTTGAAAAAAATGATTATAATGAAATGATTGACATACTTAGAAAAAATTCATCCATATTGGGTAAGAAAATATCTGTTATAAGTTTAGATGAAACAAGAAATGCAACAGCACTTGATATAGATGAAAAAGGATTCTTAAAAGTTCAATATGAAAACGGAGAAATAGAGTATCTAAACTACGGAGAAATAAGCATAAGAAACGTATAA
- the mglA gene encoding galactose/methyl galactoside ABC transporter ATP-binding protein MglA, with protein MNEQYLLEMKGISKSFPGVKALDKVQLKVRAGSVHALMGENGAGKSTLMKCLFGIYIEDEGEIYLDGKKVKFTNPKQALENGVAMVHQELNQVMKRPVMENMMLGRFPKKGLFIDQKEMYDFTKKAFDDIGVDINPKVLTEKLSVSQRQMLEIAKAVSYDAKILILDEPTSSLTNQEVDVLFKTIRMLKERGMGIVYISHKMEEILEISDEITVFRDGKWVDTRDCSDMTTEKIINLMVGRELTDRFPPKDNIVGEPILQVRNLDGKYEPCVKDVTFDLHKGEILGLAGLVGARRTELLETIFGLRTKENGEILLDGKKVNNNSPKDAINNGFALLTEERRATGIFPMLDIRFNSTIANMKKYRKNGFLDDKHMETDTKWVIDSMKVKTPNQKTHIRTLSGGNQQKVIIGRWLLTDPEILLLDEPTRGIDVGAKYEIYQLIIDLAKKGKGVIVVSSELPELIGICDRIMVMSNGKVAGIDETKNLNQEKIMQLATKYL; from the coding sequence ATGAATGAGCAATATTTACTTGAGATGAAGGGCATATCAAAATCATTTCCGGGTGTAAAAGCACTTGACAAAGTTCAGCTGAAAGTAAGAGCAGGCTCAGTTCATGCTCTTATGGGTGAAAATGGAGCAGGTAAGTCAACTCTTATGAAGTGTTTGTTCGGTATATATATCGAAGATGAAGGAGAAATATATTTAGACGGGAAAAAAGTTAAATTTACGAACCCTAAGCAAGCTTTGGAAAATGGAGTTGCTATGGTTCATCAAGAGCTTAATCAAGTTATGAAAAGACCTGTTATGGAAAATATGATGCTCGGAAGATTTCCAAAAAAAGGTTTATTTATAGATCAAAAAGAAATGTATGATTTTACAAAAAAGGCATTTGACGATATAGGGGTTGATATAAATCCTAAAGTATTGACAGAAAAATTATCGGTATCTCAAAGACAGATGTTGGAAATTGCAAAAGCGGTCAGCTATGATGCAAAGATACTAATTCTTGATGAACCGACATCATCACTTACAAATCAAGAAGTTGATGTACTTTTTAAAACAATAAGGATGTTAAAAGAAAGAGGTATGGGAATAGTTTACATATCTCATAAAATGGAGGAAATTTTAGAGATTTCAGATGAAATTACAGTATTTAGAGACGGTAAATGGGTAGATACACGTGATTGCAGTGATATGACAACAGAAAAGATAATAAATTTAATGGTAGGAAGAGAATTGACAGACAGATTTCCACCAAAAGATAACATAGTAGGTGAACCCATATTACAAGTAAGAAATCTTGACGGAAAGTATGAACCTTGTGTAAAGGATGTTACTTTTGATTTGCACAAAGGTGAAATATTAGGGCTTGCAGGTCTTGTAGGAGCAAGAAGAACTGAACTTTTAGAAACAATATTCGGGCTTCGTACAAAAGAAAACGGTGAAATTCTCTTAGATGGAAAGAAAGTTAATAATAATTCGCCAAAAGATGCTATCAATAACGGTTTTGCATTGTTAACTGAAGAAAGAAGAGCAACAGGTATATTTCCTATGCTTGATATAAGATTTAACTCTACAATAGCAAATATGAAAAAATATAGAAAAAATGGATTCTTAGATGATAAACATATGGAAACCGATACAAAATGGGTGATAGACTCTATGAAGGTAAAGACACCCAACCAAAAAACGCATATAAGGACACTTTCTGGAGGAAATCAACAAAAAGTTATAATAGGAAGATGGCTATTGACAGATCCGGAAATACTTTTATTAGATGAACCTACAAGAGGAATAGATGTCGGTGCGAAATATGAAATATACCAGCTTATAATAGACTTGGCAAAAAAAGGTAAAGGCGTAATAGTCGTATCATCAGAACTTCCGGAACTTATAGGTATATGCGACAGAATAATGGTAATGTCTAACGGTAAAGTGGCGGGCATAGATGAAACAAAAAATCTTAATCAAGAAAAAATCATGCAGCTTGCTACTAAATATTTATAG
- a CDS encoding glycoside hydrolase family 73 protein: MKKGKDKYPKKRKRKSSKIVKSLPIISILLIIASTIIVSTLFKEDFKKIENEISRVLNPNLKFIEDVSVYAKQNYQEYGILPSITIAQAILESDFGRSALSKEYNNYFGIKSINKDEKRVTFSTKEYVNNNQIEIKDAFKVFDSMEDSVKYHGLLIGTAKIYQKVVEAKDYVEAANMLYECGYATDPSYAQKLIEIIEQYKLYEYD; encoded by the coding sequence ATGAAAAAAGGAAAGGATAAATATCCTAAAAAAAGAAAGAGAAAATCAAGTAAAATTGTAAAGAGTTTACCGATAATATCAATTTTACTTATAATTGCATCTACGATTATTGTATCTACATTATTCAAAGAAGACTTCAAGAAAATAGAAAATGAAATATCAAGAGTATTAAATCCTAATTTGAAGTTTATAGAAGATGTGAGTGTATATGCCAAGCAAAATTATCAAGAATATGGCATATTACCAAGTATTACAATAGCGCAGGCAATATTAGAGTCTGATTTTGGAAGGTCAGCTTTATCCAAAGAATATAACAATTATTTTGGTATAAAGAGTATAAATAAAGATGAAAAAAGAGTAACATTTTCTACAAAAGAATATGTTAATAATAACCAAATTGAAATAAAAGACGCCTTTAAAGTGTTTGACAGCATGGAAGATAGTGTAAAATATCACGGATTATTGATTGGAACAGCTAAAATATATCAAAAAGTTGTAGAGGCAAAAGATTATGTGGAGGCTGCTAATATGCTTTATGAGTGTGGATATGCAACAGATCCGTCTTATGCACAAAAACTGATAGAGATAATAGAACAATACAAATTATATGAATATGATTAG
- the mglC gene encoding galactose/methyl galactoside ABC transporter permease MglC, with protein sequence MEKKNYKELFINYALYIILGMLIVGIIVYDPTFLSKNNFLNILMQASTRAIMALGVAGLIVLQGTDLSAGRVMGLSAAFAASLLQSTTFAARMYPELGDIGLFIPFIVAVASGVIFGAINGFGVAVLKIHAFIITLGTQLIAFGIINLYINSQRFGAQPLGTLNPKYVQFVTGRFMTIPYLVFYLLITAVIMWIIWNKTTLGKNMFAIGGNPEAAEVSGINIVKTIMLVYIISGALYGFAGFLEGGRLGSVNPNTGFSYELDAISACVVGGVSFSGGVGTIPGVLIGAILLQFINYGLNYIKVDANVQYLVRGLIIIIAVAIDVRKYLKKK encoded by the coding sequence ATGGAGAAAAAGAATTATAAAGAACTTTTTATTAATTATGCTTTATATATAATACTTGGTATGTTGATAGTAGGAATAATAGTATATGATCCTACATTTTTATCAAAAAATAACTTTTTGAATATTCTTATGCAAGCATCGACAAGAGCTATAATGGCACTTGGAGTTGCAGGGCTTATAGTTTTACAAGGTACTGACTTGTCAGCCGGTAGAGTTATGGGATTGTCGGCAGCATTTGCAGCATCATTGTTACAGTCTACAACATTTGCGGCAAGAATGTATCCTGAATTGGGAGATATTGGACTTTTTATTCCATTCATAGTTGCAGTAGCATCAGGTGTAATTTTTGGTGCTATAAACGGATTCGGTGTTGCTGTTTTAAAAATTCACGCATTTATAATCACATTAGGAACACAACTTATAGCATTCGGTATAATAAATTTATATATAAACAGCCAGAGATTCGGTGCACAACCTTTAGGAACGCTTAATCCCAAATATGTTCAGTTTGTAACAGGAAGATTTATGACAATACCATATCTCGTATTTTATTTACTTATAACAGCAGTTATTATGTGGATAATATGGAATAAGACTACACTTGGTAAAAATATGTTTGCAATAGGTGGAAATCCTGAGGCAGCAGAGGTATCAGGAATAAATATAGTAAAAACTATAATGCTCGTATATATAATATCAGGAGCTTTATACGGTTTTGCAGGTTTTTTGGAAGGTGGAAGATTGGGCTCTGTAAACCCTAATACAGGATTTTCATACGAACTTGATGCAATATCAGCTTGTGTAGTAGGTGGAGTTTCTTTTTCAGGTGGAGTAGGAACTATTCCCGGAGTGCTTATAGGAGCCATATTACTTCAATTTATAAACTATGGGCTTAACTATATCAAGGTGGATGCCAATGTTCAATATTTAGTTAGAGGACTTATAATAATAATTGCTGTTGCAATAGACGTAAGAAAATATTTAAAGAAAAAATAA
- a CDS encoding ThiF family adenylyltransferase, producing MDLGSEFTRLEIVIGQEKLKELSKKHIAVFGLGGVGGFAVESLARSAIGTLTIVDYDIVDVTNINRQIIADRFSLGKYKTDLFEERLLKINPNIKINKITKKYTEQEKDEFFADYDYIVDAIDMVTSKISLIKTAYEKKFPIISSMGMGNRLDPSKIKITTIDKTNMCKLAKVMRKELKSLGITDLKCVYSSEEITVSEKILNGNKMINGSTAFVPSVAGIMIASEVVRSFL from the coding sequence ATGGATTTAGGCAGTGAGTTTACGAGGTTAGAAATAGTAATAGGACAAGAAAAATTGAAAGAGCTTTCAAAAAAACATATAGCAGTTTTCGGGCTTGGCGGAGTAGGGGGATTTGCAGTCGAAAGCTTAGCAAGAAGTGCGATAGGAACTCTTACAATAGTTGATTATGATATAGTTGATGTAACCAATATAAATAGACAAATAATAGCTGACAGATTCAGCTTGGGTAAATATAAGACAGATTTGTTTGAAGAACGGCTTCTAAAAATAAATCCTAATATAAAAATAAATAAAATAACAAAAAAATATACAGAGCAAGAAAAAGATGAATTTTTTGCAGATTATGATTATATAGTTGATGCTATAGACATGGTTACAAGCAAAATAAGTCTTATAAAGACGGCATATGAAAAAAAATTTCCAATAATAAGCTCTATGGGAATGGGAAATAGACTTGATCCCAGTAAGATAAAAATAACTACTATAGATAAGACAAATATGTGTAAATTGGCAAAAGTTATGAGAAAAGAACTGAAGAGTTTGGGAATAACAGATTTAAAATGTGTATATTCATCGGAAGAAATTACAGTAAGTGAAAAAATATTAAACGGAAACAAGATGATAAACGGTTCAACTGCATTTGTACCGTCAGTAGCAGGTATTATGATAGCAAGCGAAGTTGTAAGAAGTTTTTTATAA
- a CDS encoding heavy metal translocating P-type ATPase produces the protein MSKGQRIVITRIILTTLLLTSYFVFKIFEEYELYFFIALFVLIAYDIVYKAVSNIIKGEFLDENFLMGFAAVAAFILGEYHEAIEVMLFYQVGELFQSIAVNKSRKSISALMDICPEYANIEKDGQIIKVDPDDVQIGDIIVIKTGEKVPLDGVVIEGNSSLNTSAITGEYKPRDVGVGDEIISGCINTDRPLKVKVTKEFDDSTVAKILELVENASSKKAKAEKFVTKFAKYYTPIVVGLAIILAVIPPLLSLGSFDMWVKRALVFLVTSCPCALVISIPLGFFGGIGGASKKGILIKGGNYLETLSNAGYIVFDKTGTLTKGNFQVVAIHPEIEEEQLLEYSALAEIYSTHPIAQSIKEAYKKEIDIKRVIDVQEIAGLGVSAQIDGKKIYVGNDKLMAKMNIKEKHCHLSGSIVHTIVDGEYAGHIVISDEIKSNSKDAIRLLKEKYNQKTIMLTGDTKQVAESVARELNIDEVKSQLLPNEKSEILEQIMENKKNNGAVVFVGDGINDAPVLSIADVGIAMGAMGSDAAIEAADIVLMDDDPKKVSLAIKIAKKTMRVVKQNIIFAIGVKVLVMIFGALGLAGIQLGIFADVGVSIIAIINSSRTLIIEEDNI, from the coding sequence ATGAGTAAAGGACAAAGAATTGTAATTACCAGAATAATATTGACAACCTTACTGTTGACTTCGTATTTTGTATTCAAAATATTTGAAGAATATGAGTTATATTTTTTTATAGCTTTATTTGTATTGATAGCATATGATATAGTATATAAAGCTGTAAGCAATATAATAAAAGGAGAATTTCTGGACGAAAATTTTCTTATGGGTTTTGCAGCAGTAGCCGCTTTCATACTTGGTGAATATCATGAGGCGATAGAAGTAATGCTTTTTTATCAAGTAGGAGAGTTATTTCAAAGTATTGCAGTTAATAAATCAAGAAAATCAATATCAGCACTTATGGATATATGTCCGGAATATGCCAATATTGAAAAAGATGGGCAGATAATTAAAGTAGATCCCGATGATGTACAAATAGGAGATATAATAGTAATAAAAACAGGTGAGAAAGTTCCGCTTGACGGAGTTGTTATAGAAGGAAACTCATCTTTGAATACATCTGCAATAACAGGAGAATATAAGCCGAGAGATGTTGGAGTTGGAGATGAAATAATAAGTGGATGTATAAATACCGATAGACCTCTTAAAGTTAAAGTTACTAAAGAATTTGATGATTCAACGGTAGCAAAAATATTGGAGCTTGTAGAAAATGCATCAAGTAAAAAAGCTAAGGCGGAAAAATTTGTTACAAAATTTGCTAAATATTACACTCCTATAGTGGTAGGATTGGCTATAATATTAGCTGTTATACCACCTTTATTGTCATTAGGAAGTTTTGATATGTGGGTTAAGAGAGCACTTGTATTTTTAGTCACTTCTTGTCCTTGTGCACTTGTAATATCAATTCCGCTCGGATTTTTTGGAGGTATAGGCGGTGCGTCTAAAAAAGGTATATTGATAAAAGGCGGTAATTATCTTGAAACGTTATCAAATGCAGGATATATAGTATTTGATAAAACAGGTACACTTACAAAAGGTAATTTTCAAGTAGTAGCCATACATCCTGAAATAGAAGAAGAACAGTTATTAGAGTATTCAGCTTTAGCAGAAATATACTCAACTCATCCGATAGCACAATCAATAAAAGAAGCATATAAAAAAGAGATAGATATAAAAAGAGTTATAGATGTGCAGGAAATTGCAGGTCTTGGAGTATCTGCTCAAATCGACGGTAAAAAAATATATGTAGGTAATGACAAACTGATGGCAAAGATGAATATAAAAGAAAAGCATTGCCATTTGAGTGGAAGTATAGTTCATACAATAGTAGACGGTGAATATGCAGGACATATTGTAATATCAGACGAAATAAAATCAAACTCAAAAGATGCGATAAGACTTTTAAAAGAAAAATACAATCAAAAAACAATAATGCTCACAGGAGATACCAAGCAAGTAGCTGAAAGTGTAGCAAGAGAATTAAATATTGATGAAGTGAAATCGCAACTGTTACCGAATGAAAAATCTGAAATATTGGAACAAATAATGGAAAACAAAAAAAATAACGGTGCAGTTGTGTTTGTAGGTGACGGAATAAATGATGCGCCTGTACTTTCCATAGCAGATGTAGGCATAGCTATGGGAGCTATGGGATCTGATGCGGCGATAGAGGCGGCGGATATAGTGCTTATGGATGATGATCCTAAAAAAGTATCACTGGCTATAAAAATAGCTAAAAAAACTATGAGAGTAGTAAAACAAAATATAATATTTGCCATAGGAGTAAAAGTTTTGGTAATGATATTTGGAGCTTTAGGATTGGCAGGAATACAATTAGGTATATTTGCAGATGTAGGAGTATCCATAATAGCAATAATAAACTCATCAAGAACGCTTATAATTGAAGAAGATAATATTTAA
- a CDS encoding heavy-metal-associated domain-containing protein, producing the protein MKKKFKINNLDCANCANKMEEEINKLDGVNEASISFVMQKITIDADDDRFDDIVQKANDICRKIEKDCSIQI; encoded by the coding sequence ATGAAAAAGAAATTTAAAATTAATAACTTGGATTGTGCAAATTGTGCTAATAAAATGGAAGAAGAAATCAATAAATTAGATGGAGTAAATGAGGCAAGTATAAGTTTTGTGATGCAAAAAATAACTATAGATGCAGATGATGACAGATTTGATGATATAGTTCAAAAGGCTAATGACATATGCAGAAAAATAGAAAAAGATTGCTCTATACAAATATAG
- a CDS encoding galactose ABC transporter substrate-binding protein — translation MKRNLKKLLATAMVATMLLPIAACGKTEEKPATDDKAKTESAEKTDSKKIGVFFYQFNDTYLSTVRNALKELDDKDDSIEFIFQDAQNDQGKQNDEIDTLLDQVDGYLVNLVDTGAAQIVLEKLKPTDKPAILFNREPDDINSYKAYDKARFVGTKKEEAGVIQGNIISEYWNANKDTVDRNKNGKLDYVLLHGGLDNAEANARSKYSVDTITEAGIEVNEIGMQIANWDTEKAKQAMDAWLAKDEANIDVVIANNDGMAIGAINSLKALGYNDKDAEKHVGVFGVDATEEAKAAIEAGSMDGTVMQDGAAMAEAMYKLAKNSVEGKDYLDETEYKWDESGIAVRIPYKKFEK, via the coding sequence ATGAAAAGAAATTTAAAAAAACTTTTAGCAACTGCAATGGTGGCTACTATGTTATTACCTATAGCTGCTTGTGGAAAAACAGAAGAAAAACCTGCAACAGATGATAAGGCTAAAACTGAAAGTGCAGAAAAAACAGATAGTAAAAAGATAGGAGTATTCTTCTATCAATTTAATGATACTTATCTTTCAACAGTAAGAAATGCTTTGAAAGAACTTGATGATAAGGATGATAGTATAGAGTTCATATTCCAAGATGCTCAAAATGATCAAGGAAAACAAAATGATGAAATAGATACTCTTCTTGATCAAGTAGATGGTTATCTTGTAAATCTTGTTGATACAGGTGCAGCTCAAATAGTTCTTGAAAAATTAAAACCTACTGATAAACCTGCTATATTGTTCAACAGAGAGCCGGACGATATCAACTCTTATAAAGCTTATGATAAAGCAAGATTTGTAGGAACTAAAAAAGAAGAAGCCGGAGTTATACAAGGAAATATAATATCTGAATACTGGAATGCAAATAAAGATACAGTAGACAGAAATAAAAACGGTAAACTTGACTATGTATTATTACATGGTGGATTAGATAATGCCGAAGCTAATGCGAGAAGTAAATATTCAGTAGATACAATAACAGAAGCAGGTATAGAAGTTAATGAAATAGGAATGCAAATAGCTAACTGGGATACAGAAAAAGCTAAACAGGCTATGGATGCATGGTTGGCAAAAGATGAAGCAAATATAGACGTAGTAATAGCCAATAATGACGGTATGGCTATAGGTGCAATAAATTCATTGAAAGCATTAGGATATAATGATAAAGATGCTGAAAAACATGTAGGTGTATTCGGGGTTGATGCTACTGAAGAAGCTAAGGCGGCAATAGAAGCCGGCTCTATGGACGGAACAGTAATGCAAGACGGAGCGGCTATGGCGGAAGCGATGTACAAATTGGCTAAAAATTCAGTAGAAGGTAAAGATTATCTTGATGAAACAGAATATAAATGGGATGAATCAGGAATAGCAGTAAGAATACCTTACAAAAAATTTGAAAAATAA
- a CDS encoding transglycosylase domain-containing protein, with protein MSKQKKGVVKSIFKYFFLFIILISLLGGIVLMAGYLALANGFPDVKTQNIDSLLQETSFIYDDEGNISEKVQSNVYRTIVPIEDIPMQLQRAFISIEDERFYEHFGIDIKRLFGALWHDIKVGALAQGGSTITMQLSKNLLTTSDPNFTRKLTDIVYAIEMEKRLSKTQILYAYLNTVFLGSNVHGVQAAAKSYFNKEVSELNLAESAMIAGITQYPSKYIPYKLKEITYGEDVSNLQLKLYPPNNSYTPTENDLQVYSVLRNSGKIDQYEYMLLKNGSLVVTKAELNPDSVNRQKVVLKKMLELGAINNEQYQEALNTPIIISFPPRNNSGISSYFNDRVKNEAVKILIELGNSEEKANNLLKFGGLKIYSTLNTKIQRILENEFADSSNFPNSFVDDNGVIQPQSAMVVIDQKTGYVKALIGGRGQAGNYIYDRTDSPRQPGSAIKPLAVYLLALKDGMRPTTIIDDSPRKDDSMPGGYWPSNIYNVYYGNATMKKLLEVSSNVAAVKTLETLGSTRIKAVNRSLDYLEQMGFNHLVRSSQNAVSNDENLSLALGGITNGVTPLEMASAYSGIANLGKQVKPSFITKIVDANDKLIYEFNPNVFEMIDEENAYRMTDMLEGVVKNGSAKSAILNNMPSAGKTGTTDSRKDVYFVGYTPYYTASVWIGADTPTPLDYSSSVPATIWKKVMNSIDKELNLQNVPFQVPSTMNVEKEKEEEQKVIDMRRTDPDQEQLLDGLLFNENGENSQQNNSQETQNTNNTQNNNDNTTQQQNVQQQPVQQNTTQQQDTAPPPEAPYEDTNNNNNTGSDDSSSIF; from the coding sequence ATGAGTAAACAAAAAAAAGGTGTGGTAAAAAGTATATTCAAGTATTTCTTTTTATTCATAATCTTGATTTCATTACTTGGCGGTATAGTTTTAATGGCAGGATACTTAGCGTTAGCTAACGGTTTTCCTGATGTAAAAACACAAAATATAGACTCTTTATTGCAGGAAACTTCATTCATATACGATGATGAGGGTAATATTTCCGAAAAAGTACAAAGCAATGTATATAGAACTATAGTTCCTATAGAAGATATACCTATGCAATTACAAAGAGCCTTTATATCAATAGAAGATGAACGTTTTTACGAGCATTTCGGTATTGATATCAAAAGATTGTTTGGAGCGTTGTGGCATGATATAAAAGTAGGAGCATTGGCACAAGGTGGCTCAACCATTACAATGCAGCTTTCTAAAAATCTTCTCACTACTTCTGATCCTAATTTTACAAGAAAACTTACTGACATAGTATATGCCATAGAAATGGAAAAGAGACTGAGCAAAACACAAATATTATATGCATATTTGAATACTGTCTTTTTAGGAAGTAATGTTCATGGCGTACAAGCCGCTGCAAAATCATATTTTAACAAAGAAGTATCTGAATTAAATCTCGCAGAATCTGCTATGATTGCCGGTATAACACAATATCCTTCGAAATATATACCTTACAAATTGAAAGAGATAACTTATGGCGAAGACGTATCAAACTTGCAATTAAAGTTATATCCGCCTAATAATTCTTATACTCCTACCGAAAATGACTTACAAGTCTATTCTGTACTTAGAAATAGCGGAAAAATAGACCAATATGAATATATGTTATTAAAAAACGGCTCACTTGTAGTAACAAAAGCCGAGCTGAATCCGGATTCAGTAAACAGACAAAAAGTTGTTCTTAAAAAAATGCTGGAGTTGGGAGCAATAAATAATGAACAATATCAAGAAGCTCTTAACACTCCTATAATTATAAGCTTTCCTCCAAGAAATAACAGCGGTATATCATCATATTTCAATGACAGAGTAAAAAATGAAGCTGTAAAAATATTAATAGAACTTGGCAACTCAGAAGAAAAAGCTAATAATTTATTAAAATTTGGCGGATTAAAAATATATTCTACTCTTAATACAAAAATACAAAGAATTTTAGAAAATGAGTTTGCAGATTCTTCAAACTTTCCAAATTCATTTGTTGATGATAATGGAGTTATACAGCCTCAAAGCGCTATGGTCGTAATAGATCAAAAAACAGGTTATGTAAAAGCATTAATCGGCGGTAGAGGACAAGCCGGTAATTATATATATGACAGAACTGACAGTCCAAGACAACCCGGTTCAGCCATAAAACCTCTTGCAGTATATTTGCTGGCACTTAAAGACGGTATGAGACCTACTACAATAATAGACGATTCGCCAAGAAAAGATGATTCTATGCCTGGCGGATATTGGCCAAGTAATATTTACAATGTATATTATGGAAATGCTACTATGAAAAAACTTTTAGAAGTATCATCAAACGTAGCTGCCGTAAAAACTCTTGAAACTTTAGGCTCTACAAGAATAAAAGCTGTAAACAGATCACTCGATTATCTTGAACAAATGGGTTTCAACCATCTTGTAAGAAGCTCACAAAATGCTGTAAGCAATGACGAAAACTTATCTCTTGCATTAGGAGGTATAACAAACGGTGTTACTCCATTAGAAATGGCATCCGCATACTCAGGCATTGCAAATTTGGGTAAGCAGGTAAAACCATCTTTCATAACAAAAATAGTAGATGCAAATGATAAATTGATATATGAATTTAATCCTAATGTTTTTGAAATGATAGATGAAGAAAATGCGTATAGAATGACAGATATGTTGGAAGGTGTAGTAAAAAACGGTTCTGCCAAAAGTGCAATACTTAATAATATGCCTTCAGCAGGTAAAACAGGAACTACAGATTCCAGAAAAGATGTTTATTTTGTAGGCTATACACCATATTATACAGCAAGTGTATGGATAGGTGCAGATACACCTACTCCACTTGATTATTCATCAAGCGTGCCTGCAACAATATGGAAAAAAGTAATGAACAGTATAGATAAAGAACTTAATTTACAAAATGTTCCTTTCCAAGTTCCATCCACTATGAATGTAGAAAAGGAAAAAGAAGAAGAACAAAAAGTAATAGATATGAGAAGAACAGATCCTGATCAAGAACAATTGTTAGACGGATTATTATTCAATGAAAACGGTGAAAATTCACAACAAAATAACAGTCAAGAAACTCAAAATACCAATAATACACAAAATAATAATGATAACACTACACAACAACAAAATGTTCAACAGCAACCTGTTCAACAAAATACTACACAACAGCAAGATACAGCCCCACCACCTGAAGCACCTTATGAAGATACAAATAATAACAATAATACAGGAAGTGACGATTCATCAAGCATATTCTAA